CTCCATAGAGCATGCAATCAGTCTGCTGGGGCTAGATCAGATATATAATCTGGTACGGCTAACGATACTGCGCAACACATTGAAAAAGACAGGCCGTATGGAGCGCTTCTGGGACACAGCCAAGGATGTGTCCCAGCTGTCGCTAAGTGTTGCACGCAAGCTGCGTCTTCATCTGAACAAGGATGATATATATACCCTTGGCATGCTGCATGACTGTGGATTGCCACTGATGATCCAGGCCTTTTCAGGCTTTCGTGAGTTCCTGCAGTCATCACCCGGTTTCAACGTGACAGAACTGGCTAAACAGGAGCGTAATAGCTTTGGCTTCAGCCATTATCAGGTAGGTGCCAGAATGGCTGAGCGCTGGAACCTGCCTCAGCACGTTGCAGATGCCATCCGTTTACAGCCTCAGCTGGATGATGTTCTGGCAGACAAGGTTGATACTGACGAGAAGACACGACACCTGCTGGCCGTGCTGGCTCTGGCACAGGATATCAGCTCTGAATACCGCTACTACTGGCGTATTCAGTCGGCTCAACAGCTGGAGCAGCTCCAGCCGGCATTGCGCTTCCTGTCGACAACCGATTATGACTATCTGACCCTGAAGGAGAGGCTGATCGAGGAGATGGCGTAGTTTCGCGCACAACTGGCTTGAGATCAGTGACAGGGCCCGCCGCAGGGAA
This DNA window, taken from Marinobacterium iners, encodes the following:
- a CDS encoding HDOD domain-containing protein, whose translation is MNDSRFNSLIPPQPEVLIDIARLLKAENPDLTHIATLIKSDVALYSVVLKSINSPYYGLRVSVTSIEHAISLLGLDQIYNLVRLTILRNTLKKTGRMERFWDTAKDVSQLSLSVARKLRLHLNKDDIYTLGMLHDCGLPLMIQAFSGFREFLQSSPGFNVTELAKQERNSFGFSHYQVGARMAERWNLPQHVADAIRLQPQLDDVLADKVDTDEKTRHLLAVLALAQDISSEYRYYWRIQSAQQLEQLQPALRFLSTTDYDYLTLKERLIEEMA